A single genomic interval of Mucilaginibacter boryungensis harbors:
- a CDS encoding glycosyl hydrolase → MCKQVKYWALVISIIVNLWCGIAGFCQPYSHIKGDSFNEIRGQFHQPGKDYGSVPFWVWNTKVTKGLIDAMLDDYKHNDFGGVIIHARPGLITEYLSKDWFDLFNYAMLKGKKLGLNIWIYDENSYPTGFAGGLLVEQMPEAYNQGQMLYMDEVTEIPADISSVFVCLKEQGGTFKDVTSKLADEKGKVGRYRIFRKVNYQRSNRGSVAGPIGVSYVDLMAKGVTEKFIDITYKGYEKVVGKEFGKTVKGVFSDEPTIINEGKNCIRWTPDLFDRFYKKWGYDLKEQLPSLFQEVGDWKKVRHNYYQVLLQLFIDRWSKPVSAYMAEHKLVWTGHYWEHGWPSPYHGPDNMAMYAWEQMPGIDMLFNQFNEEKPVQFGNIRAVRELGSVANQLGKKRALSETYGGGGWELTFKDMKRLADWEFVLGVNFLNQHLSFMTITGARKYDYPQSFSYHEPWWPYYKSLNHYFSRLSLLLSKGRQNNDILILEPTTSAWMYYYNGKENKRFFEITKVFNDFVTSMQKAHLEYDLGSENIIKDHGSVKGNQFVVGERAYKCVVIPPGMENIDSETYRLLKQYMAAGGKVVAFEKLQLIDGAASAQLLNIPQLNNIQTRYNTSTLQSLFENNKFHITGLDGKAIGGNIYHQRRQLTDGQLLFLSNASMEEAAIGEVALAGKDVVRMDLFTGKISKYDFKQQNGYMSIKFNVPPAGSMMLFISNHQLQGYQKEAPAKPIIVVKTKPAYVQRPDNNTLTVDFCDLDIHQPDSSYKNLHVGMASNKVFKHYGFTDGVGNPWNNRTQFKNAIVKRDTFSKGTGYTATYHFTIKEGVNCKHFSAVIEQPHLWSNVKINGIVVKNVPGQWWLDRSFGVYKIGPYLKPGDNQIAVSISPMSIYAEIEPVYIRGDFNLIAADKGWVISPPVPIGLGSWAKQGLPLYGQSITYSKTFYIQSLSKQYTVQLGKWQGTVASVKVNQVFAGIITSEPNNLSITRLLKKGNNTVEVEVIGSLKNVLGPFYNKPVPGLVDPGKWYNIKSQPPGNSYDLYNYGLMDDFKILVIN, encoded by the coding sequence ATGTGTAAACAAGTAAAATATTGGGCGTTAGTTATTAGTATTATTGTGAATTTATGGTGTGGAATAGCCGGTTTTTGTCAACCGTATTCACATATAAAAGGCGACAGCTTTAATGAGATCCGTGGCCAGTTTCATCAACCGGGGAAGGATTATGGCAGCGTTCCGTTTTGGGTATGGAATACGAAAGTAACCAAGGGCCTGATAGATGCTATGCTTGATGATTATAAGCATAATGATTTTGGCGGGGTTATTATCCATGCACGTCCCGGCTTAATAACCGAATATTTATCTAAGGATTGGTTTGACCTGTTTAACTATGCGATGTTAAAAGGTAAAAAGCTTGGCTTAAATATCTGGATATACGACGAAAATTCGTACCCAACAGGCTTTGCTGGCGGGTTATTAGTCGAACAAATGCCCGAAGCTTATAATCAGGGACAAATGCTTTACATGGATGAGGTGACCGAAATACCGGCCGATATCTCATCTGTATTTGTTTGCCTTAAAGAACAGGGTGGCACTTTTAAAGATGTTACAAGCAAGCTGGCCGATGAAAAAGGGAAAGTTGGGCGTTACCGCATATTCAGAAAGGTAAATTATCAAAGATCAAACAGAGGTTCGGTTGCTGGCCCAATAGGGGTATCGTATGTTGACCTGATGGCGAAAGGGGTAACCGAAAAGTTTATTGATATTACATATAAAGGTTATGAAAAAGTGGTGGGAAAGGAGTTTGGAAAAACGGTGAAAGGGGTTTTCTCGGATGAGCCTACCATTATTAATGAAGGAAAGAACTGTATACGTTGGACGCCCGATTTGTTTGACCGCTTTTATAAAAAGTGGGGGTACGATCTTAAGGAACAGTTGCCCTCCCTGTTTCAGGAAGTAGGGGATTGGAAAAAAGTAAGGCACAATTACTACCAGGTATTATTGCAACTGTTTATAGATAGATGGTCGAAACCGGTATCCGCTTACATGGCTGAGCATAAACTTGTCTGGACGGGACATTATTGGGAACACGGCTGGCCAAGCCCGTACCATGGCCCTGATAATATGGCTATGTATGCCTGGGAGCAAATGCCGGGTATTGATATGCTGTTTAATCAATTTAACGAGGAAAAACCGGTGCAATTTGGCAATATCAGGGCCGTGCGCGAATTAGGTAGTGTAGCCAATCAGCTTGGCAAAAAACGGGCGCTATCAGAAACCTATGGCGGCGGTGGCTGGGAATTGACCTTTAAGGACATGAAACGTTTGGCTGATTGGGAATTTGTGTTAGGCGTAAATTTTTTGAACCAGCATTTATCTTTTATGACTATTACGGGTGCACGCAAATACGATTACCCGCAAAGCTTTTCTTATCACGAGCCCTGGTGGCCTTATTACAAATCGCTTAACCATTATTTTTCGCGGTTATCGTTACTGCTATCAAAAGGCCGGCAAAATAATGATATCCTGATTTTAGAACCAACCACTTCGGCCTGGATGTATTATTATAATGGGAAAGAGAATAAAAGGTTTTTTGAGATCACCAAAGTGTTTAATGATTTTGTTACCAGTATGCAAAAAGCGCACCTGGAATACGATCTTGGGTCTGAAAATATAATAAAAGATCACGGTAGTGTTAAGGGCAACCAATTTGTAGTAGGCGAACGGGCATATAAATGTGTGGTTATACCCCCAGGGATGGAGAATATAGACAGCGAAACCTATCGCCTGTTAAAACAATATATGGCGGCGGGGGGCAAAGTTGTTGCTTTTGAAAAATTGCAACTGATTGATGGGGCTGCCAGTGCGCAGTTATTAAACATACCGCAATTAAATAATATACAAACAAGGTATAACACTTCAACTTTACAGTCACTTTTTGAAAATAACAAGTTCCATATTACAGGGTTGGATGGTAAAGCTATAGGCGGGAATATCTATCACCAGCGTAGGCAGCTTACAGATGGTCAACTCCTGTTCCTGTCTAATGCCAGTATGGAAGAAGCAGCTATAGGAGAGGTTGCCTTAGCGGGTAAAGATGTAGTACGGATGGACCTATTTACGGGCAAGATCAGTAAATATGATTTTAAGCAGCAAAATGGGTATATGTCGATTAAATTCAATGTGCCACCCGCTGGCAGTATGATGCTTTTTATCTCAAACCATCAATTACAGGGTTATCAAAAAGAGGCGCCTGCTAAACCAATAATAGTTGTGAAAACTAAACCTGCTTATGTGCAACGGCCTGATAATAATACGCTCACTGTAGATTTTTGCGATTTAGATATCCATCAGCCGGATTCATCTTATAAGAACTTGCATGTTGGTATGGCTTCGAACAAAGTATTTAAACATTATGGTTTTACCGATGGTGTAGGAAACCCATGGAATAACCGCACTCAGTTTAAAAATGCCATTGTAAAACGTGATACCTTCTCAAAAGGTACAGGATATACAGCAACTTATCATTTCACAATTAAAGAAGGAGTTAATTGTAAGCATTTCAGCGCTGTAATTGAACAGCCCCACTTGTGGAGTAATGTAAAAATTAACGGAATTGTGGTAAAAAATGTACCCGGGCAGTGGTGGCTTGATCGTTCATTTGGTGTTTATAAGATCGGGCCTTATTTGAAACCAGGAGATAATCAAATAGCGGTAAGCATATCCCCTATGAGTATATATGCCGAAATTGAACCTGTTTACATCCGTGGCGATTTTAACTTAATAGCCGCTGATAAAGGTTGGGTAATCAGTCCGCCAGTGCCAATTGGATTAGGCAGTTGGGCAAAGCAAGGATTGCCATTGTATGGACAAAGTATTACTTACAGCAAAACATTTTACATACAAAGTTTAAGTAAACAGTATACCGTTCAGCTGGGCAAATGGCAGGGGACCGTTGCTTCGGTAAAGGTTAATCAGGTATTTGCCGGTATCATTACTTCAGAACCCAATAACCTGTCAATAACCCGATTATTAAAAAAAGGAAATAACACAGTGGAAGTTGAGGTAATAGGCAGCTTGAAAAATGTGTTAGGGCCCTTTTACAACAAACCTGTTCCTGGATTAGTAGACCCGGGAAAATGGTATAATATTAAATCTCAACCGCCAGGCAATTCGTATGACCTGTATAACTATGGATTAATGGACGACTTTAAAATTTTAGTTATAAACTGA
- a CDS encoding beta-N-acetylhexosaminidase codes for MNSIRLKMYVQHFFKLLVQVSFCFITVCCSAQSNLQAIIPAPATVKMEAGSFVFNTKTIIQTDAGGQRAVKFLSDFLLNNWKFKTKVIARLQKATHNTVAINTRGATHLPAEGYRLHIAPSGITLTANGAGLFYGLQTLIQLFPNNVKGIAALPCLTIEDSPRFAYRGLMLDVSRHFFTISEIKDLLDLMAYYKLNRFHWHLTDDQGWRLEIKSYPKLTQIGAWRVPRITGFSSNTIPPQPGEKATDGGFYTQQEVREIIRYAGERHIEVMPEIDVPGHSMAAIASYPELCVTRDTSIKVSPGSSFAKWFPNGTYEMYIDNTLNPTDERVYQFLDKVFGEVAALFPYEYIHIGGDECFKGFWEKDAGVQAFMKKMGIKTTHELQSYFISRLNTIIQSKHKKLIGWDEIMNGGGNENVAVMNRFGEKGAIEQVKRKQDIILAPGNNGLYFDYAQSASDMEPSSHGGYSPLWKAYNYNPDYTDLTTADRTHILGVEACVWTEHIPSVAKLQYMLLPRLLALAETGWAKQSNKSYQRFVANALPIHLERFDKTGINYRVPTVFNYTDTVIVTNNYQLNVTSPIPGAKIFFTFNNNIPGDADIEYKGPVTIHIPTGKKIILKTIVITPAGRRSVVTRTVLDNTKAVDGVK; via the coding sequence ATGAACAGCATACGCCTTAAAATGTATGTTCAACATTTTTTTAAATTATTAGTTCAGGTAAGTTTTTGTTTTATAACAGTCTGCTGTTCTGCCCAAAGCAACCTTCAGGCAATTATACCTGCCCCTGCTACTGTAAAAATGGAAGCAGGCAGCTTTGTTTTCAACACAAAAACCATTATCCAAACTGATGCTGGCGGACAAAGAGCCGTAAAGTTTCTTTCAGATTTTTTGCTGAACAACTGGAAATTTAAAACTAAAGTAATTGCCCGGCTACAGAAAGCAACGCATAATACAGTTGCCATTAATACCAGGGGGGCAACGCATCTCCCGGCCGAAGGATATCGCTTGCACATAGCACCATCGGGCATTACACTTACCGCAAATGGCGCCGGTTTATTTTATGGCCTGCAAACGCTTATACAGCTGTTCCCGAATAATGTTAAAGGAATAGCTGCTTTGCCATGCCTCACCATTGAAGATTCTCCGCGCTTTGCTTACCGGGGATTAATGTTAGATGTTTCCCGGCATTTTTTCACTATTTCAGAAATAAAGGATTTGTTGGATTTAATGGCGTATTATAAACTCAACCGTTTTCACTGGCACTTAACGGACGACCAGGGCTGGCGGCTGGAAATAAAAAGCTATCCTAAGCTCACCCAAATTGGTGCCTGGCGTGTACCCCGTATCACGGGCTTTAGTAGTAATACTATACCACCCCAACCCGGAGAAAAAGCTACCGATGGAGGCTTTTATACACAACAGGAAGTGAGGGAAATTATCCGCTATGCCGGCGAACGGCATATTGAAGTAATGCCCGAAATTGATGTACCCGGGCACTCTATGGCGGCAATTGCATCTTATCCCGAACTATGCGTTACCAGGGACACCAGCATTAAGGTAAGCCCTGGCAGCAGCTTTGCCAAATGGTTCCCTAACGGTACTTATGAAATGTACATTGATAATACCCTTAACCCAACAGATGAAAGGGTCTATCAGTTTTTAGACAAGGTATTTGGCGAAGTAGCTGCTTTGTTTCCATACGAATACATCCATATTGGCGGGGATGAGTGCTTTAAAGGCTTTTGGGAGAAAGACGCGGGTGTACAGGCATTTATGAAAAAGATGGGTATTAAAACCACGCACGAGTTGCAAAGCTATTTTATTTCGCGTCTGAACACGATCATCCAATCGAAACATAAAAAGTTAATTGGTTGGGATGAAATAATGAACGGCGGGGGAAATGAAAACGTAGCCGTAATGAACCGTTTCGGGGAAAAGGGGGCTATTGAACAAGTGAAAAGGAAACAGGATATTATACTGGCACCCGGCAACAATGGCTTGTATTTCGATTATGCGCAAAGTGCATCAGATATGGAACCATCTAGTCATGGGGGCTACTCGCCACTGTGGAAAGCATATAATTATAACCCCGATTATACCGATTTGACGACCGCAGACAGGACACATATTTTAGGTGTGGAGGCCTGCGTATGGACAGAGCATATCCCATCTGTAGCTAAGTTGCAATATATGCTGCTACCGCGTCTGTTGGCATTGGCTGAGACGGGGTGGGCAAAACAGTCTAATAAATCGTATCAGCGGTTTGTTGCAAATGCGTTGCCTATACATTTAGAGCGGTTTGATAAAACAGGAATTAATTATAGGGTACCTACCGTATTTAACTATACCGATACCGTTATAGTAACCAATAATTACCAGTTAAATGTAACTTCACCTATACCGGGTGCAAAAATATTTTTCACCTTTAATAATAATATCCCTGGCGATGCGGATATTGAATATAAAGGACCGGTTACAATTCATATTCCTACAGGCAAAAAAATTATATTGAAAACTATTGTAATAACTCCAGCTGGTCGGCGAAGCGTTGTAACACGTACAGTATTGGATAACACCAAAGCTGTGGATGGGGTAAAGTAA
- a CDS encoding DUF6528 family protein has translation MKKICFALLICLINLNIACSKKPVGGDSPTDSANTGNTPAAPVSYTGLLVALTNNTSKKIEIYDPVSTDWNLSDAKKWSWGPTVNLGFSADENSKFGGGTDFKPRKMPIWQNADYAAISDNSFAAIIEYPSGVRKWSKIISGNLHSAELLPNGNIALAASDGNWIRVYASSQGPDNNTYAEYTLLAAHAVLWDPDLSVLWVTGQDPSTNAHILTALAIAGTDAKPELTEVITYRKTLPTAWGHEIGAYYGNKNLLWVTSNGGEYVFNKTTKSFSTAPTNGLTFVKGIINQPSGQIVLVRPDANKNPRPAIGCTLNDWSTSTIDFYAANGQWQGARIVNGACFYKLKLVNDSYQ, from the coding sequence ATGAAAAAGATATGTTTTGCGCTATTGATATGTTTAATTAACCTCAATATCGCTTGTAGTAAAAAACCGGTGGGTGGTGATTCACCCACCGATTCTGCCAACACCGGTAATACTCCCGCAGCCCCGGTGTCGTATACCGGGCTTTTGGTAGCTTTAACCAACAATACCAGTAAAAAAATTGAGATATACGACCCGGTGAGTACCGATTGGAATTTAAGTGACGCTAAGAAATGGAGTTGGGGCCCAACGGTAAACCTTGGTTTTAGCGCCGATGAAAACAGTAAGTTTGGTGGTGGGACCGATTTTAAACCACGAAAGATGCCCATTTGGCAAAACGCCGACTATGCAGCTATCAGCGACAATAGCTTTGCCGCAATTATTGAATACCCGTCAGGGGTACGTAAATGGTCAAAAATAATATCGGGCAATTTACATTCGGCCGAACTGCTGCCTAATGGCAATATTGCACTGGCAGCATCGGATGGTAATTGGATAAGGGTGTACGCATCATCGCAAGGGCCGGATAATAATACCTATGCCGAATATACGCTGCTTGCGGCACATGCAGTATTATGGGACCCGGATTTAAGCGTGCTATGGGTTACGGGACAGGACCCTTCAACCAACGCACATATTTTAACCGCATTAGCCATTGCCGGTACAGATGCTAAGCCCGAGCTTACCGAAGTTATTACCTACAGAAAAACATTGCCAACAGCCTGGGGGCACGAGATTGGGGCTTATTATGGCAACAAAAATTTATTATGGGTAACCAGCAACGGAGGTGAGTATGTTTTTAATAAAACAACCAAATCTTTCTCAACCGCCCCTACAAACGGGTTAACGTTTGTAAAAGGGATTATTAACCAGCCCAGCGGGCAAATTGTACTGGTGCGGCCTGATGCCAATAAAAATCCCCGGCCAGCAATAGGCTGTACTTTAAATGACTGGAGTACAAGTACGATAGATTTTTATGCTGCTAACGGCCAATGGCAAGGTGCACGTATTGTAAATGGGGCCTGCTTTTATAAACTGAAATTGGTGAATGATAGTTATCAATAA
- a CDS encoding DUF6528 family protein produces MKIEKSLNRPAVKKNAGLIGILAVLIVVVTGCKKEHKIADSGSGQQVKSPNLSIESTTCGCWIGAVNQANNAVEVYDPAVYYWNTAPALKWSFTPTTALGYSSTAEIPLWGGPTDVKLRNVNAFTGTSQAIATAGGRLATIAAYPSGNKIWTMGFSTADPQVEIHSVELLPNGNIALASAGRNWVRVYSSSQPVPNHDHYAEFSLGSAHAVLWDPSINRLWVIGWLPIHSANYWDALNQVITALQVTGTAANPVLTEDTNYRAVLPGKYGHEISPYYYDNNKLWVAVQVDNTDNSKGVYIFDKTTKTFTPVSGAANRNFVKGIGNQPSGQIVEIRPQNAGGTGESSWQNDTVNFYNPAATRIVPGAKFYKIRVFDPDYQ; encoded by the coding sequence ATGAAAATTGAAAAATCACTTAATCGTCCTGCGGTGAAAAAAAACGCGGGACTGATCGGAATTTTAGCAGTGCTAATAGTAGTTGTGACAGGTTGTAAAAAGGAGCATAAAATTGCAGACTCCGGATCGGGTCAGCAGGTGAAGTCACCTAACCTTTCAATCGAATCCACAACCTGTGGTTGTTGGATAGGTGCGGTTAACCAAGCTAATAACGCAGTTGAGGTGTATGACCCGGCGGTATATTATTGGAACACGGCCCCAGCGTTAAAGTGGTCTTTTACTCCAACAACTGCACTTGGTTACAGTTCAACTGCCGAAATCCCATTATGGGGTGGCCCTACCGATGTTAAGCTAAGAAATGTAAATGCCTTTACAGGCACCAGTCAGGCCATAGCAACAGCGGGTGGGCGTTTAGCAACAATCGCCGCTTATCCATCTGGTAATAAAATATGGACCATGGGTTTTAGTACTGCCGACCCGCAGGTTGAAATACACTCGGTAGAATTATTGCCAAATGGAAATATTGCATTGGCATCCGCCGGGCGCAATTGGGTGCGCGTTTACTCATCGTCGCAACCTGTACCAAACCATGATCATTATGCTGAATTTTCCCTTGGCTCGGCGCATGCCGTTTTATGGGACCCTTCCATCAACCGATTATGGGTAATTGGATGGTTACCTATTCATAGCGCTAATTATTGGGACGCGCTAAATCAAGTAATAACTGCATTGCAAGTTACTGGTACAGCGGCTAATCCGGTGTTGACGGAAGATACGAATTACCGCGCAGTGCTGCCCGGTAAATACGGCCACGAAATTTCGCCTTACTACTATGATAATAATAAACTATGGGTAGCAGTACAGGTTGATAATACCGATAATAGCAAAGGAGTATATATTTTTGATAAAACTACCAAAACCTTTACACCAGTAAGTGGCGCCGCTAACCGCAATTTTGTAAAAGGTATAGGTAACCAACCATCAGGGCAGATTGTTGAAATACGGCCGCAAAATGCTGGCGGTACGGGCGAATCGAGCTGGCAAAATGATACCGTTAATTTTTATAACCCTGCTGCCACCCGCATAGTGCCAGGCGCTAAATTCTATAAGATCAGGGTGTTTGATCCTGATTATCAATAA